One region of Bubalus kerabau isolate K-KA32 ecotype Philippines breed swamp buffalo chromosome 6, PCC_UOA_SB_1v2, whole genome shotgun sequence genomic DNA includes:
- the HES6 gene encoding transcription cofactor HES-6 isoform X1, giving the protein MAPLLAPGRDRAGREDEDGCEARGDRKARKPLVEKKRRARINESLQELRMLLAGAEVQAKLENAEVLELTVRRVQGALRGREREREQLQAEASERFAAGYIQCMHEVHTFVSTCQAIDATVAAELLNHLLESMPLREGSSFRDLLGDALSAPPAAPGRSNWLVGGALESPLPSPRGSGDDQSSDLEEVPEAELSRAPPAEGTDSVPAALGSLTSARSAQSVWRPW; this is encoded by the exons ATGGCCCCGCTCCTGGCGCCGGGCCGGGACCGCGCGGGCAGGGAAGATGAGGACGGCTGCGAGGCGCGCGGGGACCGCAAG GCCCGGAAGCCCCTGGTGGAGAAGAAGCGGCGCGCACGGATCAACGAGAGCCTGCAGGAGCTGCGGATGCTGCTGGCGGGCGCCGAG GTGCAGGCCAAGCTGGAGAACGCCGAGGTGCTGGAGCTCACGGTGCGGCGCGTGCAAGGCGCGCTGCGGGGCCGGGAGCGCG AGCGCGAGCAGCTGCAAGCGGAAGCCAGCGAGCGCTTCGCCGCCGGCTACATCCAGTGCATGCACGAAGTGCACACGTTCGTGTCCACGTGCCAGGCCATTGACGCTACCGTCGCCGCCGAGCTCCTGAACCACCTGCTCGAGTCCATGCCGCTGCGCGAGGGCAGCAGCTTCCGCGATCTGCTGGGGGACGCCCTGTCCGCGCCGCCCGCAGCCCCGGGGCGGAGCAACTGGCTCGTAGGAGGCGCCCTGGAGTCCCCGCTGCCCAGCCCTCGGGGCTCCGGGGACGACCAGTCCTCAGACCTGGAGGAGGTCCCCGAGGCTGAACTGAGCCGGGCCCCGCCTGCCGAGGGGACTGACTCGGTGCCCGCAGCCCTGGGCAGCCTGACCTCTGCCCGCTCGGCCCAGAGTGTCTGGAGGCCTTGGTGA
- the HES6 gene encoding transcription cofactor HES-6 isoform X2 has product MAPLLAPGRDRAGREDEDGCEARGDRKARKPLVEKKRRARINESLQELRMLLAGAEVQAKLENAEVLELTSASSCKRKPASASPPATSSACTKCTRSCPRARPLTLPSPPSS; this is encoded by the exons ATGGCCCCGCTCCTGGCGCCGGGCCGGGACCGCGCGGGCAGGGAAGATGAGGACGGCTGCGAGGCGCGCGGGGACCGCAAG GCCCGGAAGCCCCTGGTGGAGAAGAAGCGGCGCGCACGGATCAACGAGAGCCTGCAGGAGCTGCGGATGCTGCTGGCGGGCGCCGAG GTGCAGGCCAAGCTGGAGAACGCCGAGGTGCTGGAGCTCACG AGCGCGAGCAGCTGCAAGCGGAAGCCAGCGAGCGCTTCGCCGCCGGCTACATCCAGTGCATGCACGAAGTGCACACGTTCGTGTCCACGTGCCAGGCCATTGACGCTACCGTCGCCGCCGAGCTCCTGA